The following DNA comes from Anaerosoma tenue.
GCGGTATCGTCCTGGCTGCCACGGGTGTGGAGCCGTACATCACGCCCGCGGTGGTGGCTTCGATCGAGGCGGTGGGAGGCGCGCTGATCCTCGCCATCGGCCTGGACCTCGCGCAGATCAAGCGGCTTCCTGTGGGGAACATGCTGCCGTCGGTCTTCCTCGCGGCGTTCCTTGCGCTGATCCTCGTGTGATCCCGCGCGTCGGCCGCCCGAGAGCGCCCGGATGGACGGCCCGGCTCAGGCCTGCTCGCGCCACCCGTTCACGGTGAAGGCGCTCGGGCACAGGTCGGCAAGCGCGCACTGACCGCAGATCGGCCGCTTGGCGTCGCAGATCGCGCGCCCGTGTTCGATGAGCCGGTATGTGAGCGCTCCCCACTCTTCGCGGGGGAAGAGCGCCATGAGGTCGCGCTCCACCTTGTTCGCGTCCTTCTCCGATGAGTAACCGAGTCGGTGCGCCAGCCTGAACACGTGCGTGTCGACCGCGATCCCCTCGGCCTTGCCGAAGGCGTTGTACAGCACGATGTTGGCGGTCTTGCGCGCCACGCCCGGGAGGGTGAGGAGGTCTTCCATGGTGTCGGGCACGCGCCCGTCGTACTCGGCCACGATACGCTGTGCGGCGCCGATGATGTTCTTCGTCTTGTTCCGGAAGAAGCCGGTGGGGTGCACGATCTCCTCCACCTCGGCGGGGTCAGCGCCCGCGAGCGCACGCGCGTCGGGGAACCGATCGAAGAGCACCGGCGTGACCTTGTTGACGCTCACATCGGTCGTCTGTGCCGAGAGGATCACCGCCACGAGCAGCTGGAAGTCGCTCTCGAACCGCAGGGCGATCTCCGCGCGGGGATAGAGCTCCTTGAGCAGGGCATCGATCTCGGCGGCGCGGGTCTTGGTCGTCATCGGTCCTCCACGTGCAGCGGGTGCTCGTGTACATGGTACCTGACCGGCGGTGCCGGGCGGCAGGGCGATGCCGCGATTGACCGGGCAACCGGTGCGCCGTACACTCGCACCCGCTGCCCGCCCCGGTACGCCGGATGCGGGTCATTCGTGTTGTCTGGAGTGTGGAGCATGCCGGTGACATCCTTCTACACGGTGCTCGCGCCGTCGCTCGGCTCGGAGCCGGTGCTCTCTCGTGCGCTCGAGCGGCTCGGCGAAGGTGAGGACGCCACGCTGGCCGCGCCCGGTCTGGCGCGTCCTGTGCTCACCGCGGCGGCAGCTGCGGCGCGGAGCGGGCCGATCCTGGTGGTGGTGCCCGGTGAAGACGCCGCGGCGCGGTTCGCGAGACAGATCGCCACCTACATCGGGCACGATCGCGTACTCCATTTCCCCGAGCGGTCCGACACCCCCTGGGACCGGACGGCCCCTGATCTGGAGGCGGTGGGCGCGCGGGCTCGGGCGCTCTTCTCGCTCGACAAGGGCCGGCGGGTCGTTGTGGTGGCGAGCGGCAGGTCGCTCCTGCGGGCGCTTCCGCCGCAGGGCTCGCACGTATACGAGCCGATAGGGCTGGCCGCAGGCACGACCGTGGACCTCGGCGCGACCGTGGACCGGCTCGTGCGTATGGGGTACGAGCGCGTCGACACGGCCGAAGAACGCGGGCAGTTCGCTGTCCGAGGGGGCACGCTCGACGTGTTCGGCTCGGATTCCTCACACCCCGTGCGCGCCGAGCTCTTCGGCGATGAGATCGAGACCCTGCGCCGCTACGTCCCATCCACGCAGCAGCACATCGGCGACTCCGGGCCCGTGGAGGTGTTCCCGTGCCGCGAGGTGGCTCCCGGCACCCGTGCCGGCGGGAACGCGCGACGCGCGTTCGGACAGGCCGCGCGCTCCAACGAGCAGCTTGCACACGACCTGGAGCTCATCGAGCAGGGACAGACCTTCAACGGCATCGAGCAGTATCTGCCGTGCCTTTACAAGTCGACCGGCTCAGTCCTCGACTACGTCTCGCCGGGTACGCTCGTGGTGGTGGCCGAGCCGCGCGCGATCTTCGATGACCTGGTGCGTGCGCGGGGCGACATGGAGGCCCGGGCCGACGCGGTGGGCCGTGTGCTCGACGGCCTGTTCCTCAAGCCGGCGGACATCGACCTGGGCGGTCATCAGCGTCTCACTTTCCTGTCGGTCCTCCGCGCGGGGGGCGCCGCGGACGGCGAAGTGGTAGTACGCCGTCCGCAGGTGGGACGGCGTGAGGAGTCGTTCGCCGCGGGCCTGCGCGCGCTGCTCGACACGGGCTACCGGGTGGTCGCCTGCGTGCGGGACAGGCAGGGCCGGGAGCGTCTGTCGGCCGCGCTCGTGGGCGCCGGGATGTCGGTGGCGGAACTCGGCGGGTCGCCGGACGAGTTGCCGCACGGCGTCGTATCTCTCGCCGTGGCGGACGTGCCGTCGGGATACGTGGTGCCCGCTGCACGCCTGGCGGTGATCTCGATCGACGATGTGTTCCCGCGGGCGGCCGAGCGTAAGCGACAGGCGGCCGACCCCACGAAGCTCACCTTCGCATTCGGTCCGGGAGACTACGTCGTGCACGAGGTGCACGGCATCGCGCTCTTCAAGGACATCGTGCGTCAGTCGGTGCTGGGCTCCCAGCGCGACTACCTGCTCCTCGAGTACGCCAAGGGCGACAAGCTCTACGTGCCGGTGGAGCAGCTCGACCGCGTGACCCGCTATGTTGGTCCCGAGGGCTCGGCGCCGCGGGTCACGCGGCTGAACACCGCCGACTGGTCCAAGGCCACGGGCAAGGCCCGGAAGCAGGCGCGGAAGCTGGCGTTCGACCTGGTGGACCTCTACACGAGGCGCGCGGCGGTGACCGGCTTCGAGTACGGGCCGGACACGCCCTGGCAGCGGGAGATGGAAGCGGCCTTCCCGTTCGAGGAGACGCCCGACCAGTTCGCCGCCATCGCCGATGTGAAGGCGGACATGGAGAGCGACCGGCCGATGGACCGTCTGGTCTGCGGCGACGTGGGCTATGGCAAGACGGAGGTCGCGATCCGCGCGGCGTTCAAGGCGGCGCAGGCGGGCAAGCAGGTGATGGTGCTGTGCCCCACGACGATCCTGGCGCAGCAGCACCACACCACGTTCTCCGAGCGGTTCGAGCCGTACCCGGTGCAGGTGGAGGTGCTGTCCCGTTTCCGCAGCAAGGCGCAGCAGGCCCAGGCGCTCGAAGGATTCGCCTCCGGTACGGTGGATATCCTCATCGGCACCCACCGGTTGCTCAGCAAGGATGTCGTACCCAGGGATCTCGGCCTGGTCATCGTGGACGAGGAGCAGCGCTTTGGTGTTGAGCACAAGGAGCACCTGAAGAACCTGCGCGAGCAGGTGGACGTGCTCACGCTCACTGCGACGCCCATCCCGCGCACGCTGCAGATGTCGCTCTCGGGTGTACGCGACTTCTCCGTGATCGACACGCCTCCGGCCGACCGGTTCCCGGTGAAGGTCCATGTGGGTGAGTACGACGAGGAGGTCGTGTCCTCGGCCATCCGCACCGAGCTCCAGCGCGGCGGCCAGGTGTACTACATCTCCAACCGCGTGCGCGGGATCGAGCGTGTGGTGGAGCGCGTGCAGGCGGCCGTCCCCGAGGCGCGCGTGGGCGTGGGGCACGGCCAGATGTCCGAGCACCAACTCGAGCGTGTGATGGAGAGCTTCGCCGCCGGCGAGATCGACGTGCTGGTCGCCACGACGATCGTGGAGTCGGGCATCGACAACCCGCACACGAACACGCTGATCATCGACGACAGCCATCGCCTCGGCCTGGCCCAGCTGTACCAGCTCAAGGGACGCGTGGGCCGTTCGCACGTGCGCGCGTACGCGTACTTCCTGTTCCCGCGCTCGCAGATGCTCACCGACCAGGCGTACGAGCGCCTCACCGCGATCCAGGAGCACAGCGAGCTGGGGAGCGGCATCAAGGTCGCGATGCGCGACCTTGAGATCCGCGGCGCAGGCAGCCTCCTGGGCGCCGAGCAGAGCGGCAGCGTGAGCGCGGTGGGCTTCGACCTGTACGCGCAGATGCTCCGCGAGGCTGTCTCGGAGATCCGCGGGGAGCCGTTGCCGGCGCATCCGGAGGTCCGCGTGGATCTGCCCGTGGCAGCGTTCCTGCCGGAGGAGTACGTGCCCGAGACCGACGAGCGTGTGCTGCTGTACCGGCGCATCGCCGCCGCCACCACGCCCGAGGCGGTCGAGTCGCTCGGCGCCGAGATCGAGGAGCGGTACGGGCCGCTCGCCGGGCCGGCGCGCGAGCTGCTCGCCATCGCCCGCATCAAGGCGACCGCGGCCGAGCTCGGCGTCACCAACGTGTCGCTCGCGCGACACCGTGTCACGATCACACCGGTCTCGCTCTCGGACCAGGAGCGAGGGGTACTCGCCGGGGACGGTGCGGTGTACGTCGCGCGCTCTCGTTCTGTTCATTTTGTGGAGATGCCGGGAGAACCGCCCGCAGCCGCGGCTCTGCGCGCGTTGGGTGCTATACTCTCCGCAGTCCACGGCCCTGACAGCGGCCATCACGAACCCTAGGGAAAGGCATCATCGTGCGAACCATCCGCGGCATCGCCGCTCTTCTGCTCGCCACCGTTCTCATCGGCGCGGTGGCCGGCTGCTCGTCCACCGACGCCGTAGCGCGCGTCAATGGCGAGGAGATCACCCGTGCCGAGTTCGACACCATCTATGAGCAGATCCTCGCCCAGTCGGGGGGGCAGCTCGACGATGAGACCGCGCTTGCATACAAGAAGCAGCTGCTCGAGATGATGATCGACTCGGCTCTGATCACCCAGGAGGCCGAGGAGCTCGGCGCCGATCTGAGCGAGGAAGCCGTGACCGAGCGCCTGTCGCAGCTCATGGGCGGGGCCGACGAGGCCACGATCGAGGAGCAGATCACCGCTGCCGGGCTCACGGTCGAGGACGTCCGCAAGAGCGTCCGCGACCAGCTGGCGAACGAGTTCATCCAGGAGAAGGCCGCCTCGGAAACGAGCGTCACGGTCGTTCCGCAGACCTACTCGCAGCTCTCGCACATCCTCGTGTCGGACGAGGCCCTGGCGAATGAGCTCTACGATCGCGCCACCGACGGCGAGGACTTCGCGGCTCTCGCATCGGAGAACTCCTCGGATACCGCGAGCGCCATCGATGGCGGCAACCTCGGGTGGGCGCCCACCAGCGACTACGTGGCGGAGTTCGCCTCTGCCGCTGACGCGCTCGAGGTGGGAGAGATCAGCGAGCCGGTCCAGTCGCAGTTCGGGTGGCACATCATCCTGAAGGTGGCCGAGGCCGCCGAGGGTAGCGAGATCAGCGAAGCGCCCGCGGACCTGCAGGCCATGCTCGCTGCGGGCGGCTCGGAGATCGCGCTGCAGCAGTACGTGGCTCAGCTGCGTGCGGACGCCGACATCGAGTACCTCGACGAGAGTCTCGCACCGAGCGAGTAGCGGTCGTCCGGGAGGGGGCGGTCTTGGGGACGATAGCCATCGTCGGGCTCGAGCCCGACGCCGAAGGCATGCCCGACGTGCGTGCGGTCGCGCGGTTGCGTGACGCCGACACGGTGGTCGTCCCATCCGCGACCGGAGCGCCCGCAGCGGCTCTCGGATCGCTTGGGATACCCGCGGTGTCCCTCGCCGAACTCGGACTCACGGAGCGCGCCTCGACCACCGACGTGGTCGAGGCGCTCCTGCGTTGCGCCGCAACAGGAGACGTGGCCTTCGTGGCGGGAGCCTACCCGTTGGTGCGCGAAGGGCTCATCTCGGCGGTGCTTGCGCGCGGGCGCGGCAGCGTGGATGTCTTCCCCGTGGCCTCGCCGCTCCAGGTGCTCGTGCTCGCACTCGACGTGGACATGACGGCAGACCTCGAGATCGTGGACGCCGGCGCGGTGTCCGGGCTCGACCTGCGGCGCGACACACACCTGATCATCACCGGTGTGGACAATGCGCTCGAGGCACGGTCGGCGGCGTCGTACCTGCGCGGCTTCTATGCTGCCGAACATACGGTGGTGGTGGCCAGCGGGCTCGAGGGCGGCGGGTTCGAGCTCACGAGGACGACGCTGGACGAGATCGCATCCCTGTCAGGCGTGCCGAGAGGCAGCGCGCTGTACGTCTCCCCGAGCCGGATAGAGGCCCCCGGGGGCTTCCAGGAGCTGGTGCGTATCATCGCCGTGCTCAGGGGTCCTGACGGATGCCCGTGGGACCGCGAGCAGACCCATGCATCACTGGCGCCGCACATGATCGAGGAGGCGTACGAGGCGGTCGCGGCCATCGAGGCGGCCGACCCCGACGCGCTCGCTGACGAGCTCGGCGATGTGTTGCTCCAGGTGGTGCTGAACGCGCAGATAGGCGCCGACGACGGCTCCTTCACGATCGACGATGTCATCGCTTCGATCGTCACCAAGATCCGCCGGCGGCACCCGCATGTCTTCGGCGAGGTGAACGTGGAGACCGCCGAGGAAGTGACGCGCAACTGGGACGCCATCAAGCGCGGGGAGAAGCCCGCGCGCGGTGTCCTCGGCGAGGTGCCCGCGTCGTTCCCCTCCCTCATGCGTGCGCAGAAGATCTCCCGGCGGGCCGCCGCCGCGGGCTTCGAGTGGGACGACATCGATGGCGTGTGGGCCAAGGTGCACGAGGAGATCGATGAGCTGAAGGCCACGCAGGCGGGCTCGGCCGAGGCCGAGGAGGAGCTTGGCGACCTGCTGTTCACGGTGGTGAACGTCGCGCGGAAGATGGGCATCGACGCGGAGACTGCGCTCCGTCGCACGTGCGAGAAGTTCACGGCGCGGTTCGAGGATATGGAGCGCGCCTCCTCGGAGGCGGGACGGCCTCTCGACGGGCTCACGGCGGACGAGTGGGACGGACTGTGGGAGGGCGCGAAGCGCGCCGAGCGTACTGGGGAAGGTTCTGGTCAGTAGCGGTGTGACCGCTCTGCCGGGCGATGGGCGCCCTGCGGTGGTGCGGGCCCGGGCAGCGCGGCCGAACGAGACGGAGGAGCGGGAATGAGCTTCATCACGGACATCATGGCACGGGAAGTCCTCGACTCCCGGGGCAACCCGACCGTCGAGGTGGAAGTGGTCCTCGACGACGGCAGTTGGGGCAGGGCCGCGGTGCCAAGCGGCGCCTCCACGGGCGCCTTCGAGGCCGTCGAGCTCCGCGACGGGGATTCGGCCCGCTATCTGGGCAAGGGCGTGCTCACTGCTGTGACGAACGTGAACGAGATCATCGCTCCGGCGCTGCTGGGCGTGGAGGCAACGGACCAACGCGCGGTGGATGCGGCGCTGCTCGACCTCGACGGTGCCCCCAACAAGGGCTCGCTCGGCGCCAACGCGATCCTGGGTGTCTCGCTCGCCGTGGCCAAGGCGGCTGCGCAGAGCTGCGAGCTCACGCTCTACTCGTACATCGGCGGGTGCAACGCAGCGGCCATCCCGGTCCCGATGATGAACATCCTCAATGGCGGCGCGCACGCCGACAACAACGTCGACCTGCAGGAGTTCATGGTGATGCCCGTGGGCGCCGGCAGTTTCGCCGAGGGCCTGCGCATGTGCGCCGAGATCTACCACACCCTCAAGAAGGTGCTGCACGACCACGGACTCGCCACCGGGGTGGGGGACGAAGGCGGCTTCGCGCCGAACCTGGGCAGCAACGAGGAGGCGCTCCGGGTGATCTCCGAGGCCGTCACGACGGCCGGTTACAGCCTGGGCGAGCAGATCATGTTCGCGCTCGACCCTGCCTCCACCGAGTTCTACGACGCGGATCGCGGCGTCTATGTGCTCTCCGGAGAGGGCCGCGAGCTCACCAGCGCGGAGATGGTGGAGTTCTGGGCCGATCTCGTGGATCGGTACCCGATCATCTCGATCGAGGATGGCATGGCCGAGGAGGACTGGGACGGCTGGAAGCTCCTGACGGACCGTCTGGGCGACCGCGTGCAGCTCGTGGGCGACGACCTCTTCGTCACCAATACCGAGCGTCTCGCTCGCGGTATCGAGATGGGCGCAGCGAACTCCATCCTGATCAAGCTCAACCAGATCGGCTCGCTCACCGAGACGCTCGAGGCGATCCAGATGGCGCATCGTGCGGGCTACACCACCGTGATCTCACACCGTTCCGGCGAGACGGAGGACACGACGATCGCCGACGTGGCGGTGGCGGTCAACGCTGGTCAGATCAAGACCGGAGCGCCCGCGCGGAGCGATCGCGTTGCCAAGTACAACCAGCTGCTGCGTATCGAGGAAGAGCTCGGCTGCTCGGCCACGTATCCCGGGCTGGGCGCGTTCACGAACATAGACCGCTAGCGCGAGGCCGTGCCGGCGCCCTGAGTCGGGCAGCTGGCATGGCATAGGCAGGCAGGTGCCATGCGTCGGACGAAGATCATAGCCACGCTGGGGCCGTCATCGGATGACGCCGACGCGCTTCAGGGGCTTGTGGACGCCGGCATCGACGTGGCGCGGCTCAACACGGCCCATGCCTCGTGCGCCGTGCTGGAACGTCAACTGCACGCGATCCGGACCGCCGCGAAGGCATCCGGCCGTCACGTGGGGGTCATGCTCGACCTGGGTGGCGCGAAGCTGCGTCTGGGCGAGGTGGCCACGGGTACGCTGCTGGCCGAGGGCGAACCGTTCGTGCTGCGCGCGGCCGGAGGCGCCGGGGATCGCTCCGGCGCCGTTGTCACCCATGCAGGGCTTGCCGATGACGTGACGCCTGGCGACCGCATCCTGATCGACGATGGCCGGATCGAGCTTCGCGTGACCGCTACCGCGCCGGGCGAGGTGCATACCGTGGTGGTGAGCGGCGGGCCTGTCTCGAGCCGCAAGGGTGTGAACGTCCCCGGAGTGCGGTTGAACGTGGAGGGGATGACGCAACGCGACCTCGACGACCTGGCCTGGGCGCTCGACATGGGTGTGGACCTGGTGGCGCAGTCGTTCGTGCGGTGTGCCGAGGATGTCGTCCGGCTGCGGGAGGCGATGGGTGACCGGGCGGTGCCGATCGTCGCCAAGATCGAGAAGCATGAGGCGCTCGACGACCTCGAGCGCATCGTGGACACGGCCGACATCGTGATGGTCGCGCGCGGCGACCTGGGCGTGGAGACCTCGCCCGAGGCGGTGCCTGTGGCGCAGCGCCGCATCGTGGCCGAGTGTCATCGCACCGGAACACCCGTGATCGTGGCCACCCAGATGCTCGAGTCGATGACCTCGGCCATGCGCCCCACGCGGGCGGAGGCGTCCGATGTGGCCAACGCCATATTCGACAGTGTCGATGCTGTGATGCTCTCCGGGGAGACGGCGATCGGCGACCACCCCGTGCACGTGCTCGCCACGATGGACCGGATCGTGCGCGCAGCCGAGGGCGCTGGCGTGCGTGAGACGGTACGTCCCGGGCGGCGAGCTACCGACGTGGCTGCCGCGGTGAGCGGCGCCGTGTGCGATCTCGCCGGGAGCCTCGATCTTGCGGCGATCGTGACCGTGACCCAGTCGGGCGCCACGGCGCGCAAGGTAGCGGCCCATCGTCCGGACACACCGGTGGTCGCAGCGACGCCCGATGACGTCGTCGCCAGGCGACTCACACCGGTGTGGGGCGTGCGTCCGCTGGTCATCGGCGCCTACGACTCGACCGATGGCATGGTGACCGCTGCGGTGCAGGCGCTCAGGGATGCGGGGGCGGCGCAGCCGGGGGAGATGGTGGCGGTCACGGGTGGCGTCGCGGTGCATGTGACCGGTTCGACCGACTTCATCCAGGTCTGTGGTGTGTGACAGGGCCCCTTCCATATCAGCCTAAGGTTGAGATAGAGGGTTTCTCCACACCCGACGGCGGTGCTATGATGGTCCACACAGGGGCGTCCGCCCCACCAGGACAGTCGTCGGCCTTGTCACACCACGGATCGCGTGCCCATGGCTACAGCACGAACGCAGAAGCGGGTCTCGACGAGCAGCGGAACGACCACCTCACGCAGGGGGTCGGGTCGCCGCACGGCGTCCGCTCGCACCTCGAAAGCGCCCACCCGGAGCAAGAAGCGCGGCTCCGCGGCCCCTAAGCGGGCCGGCGCCACCGGGGCCAAGAAGGCCACACGACGCGCGCGTCTGCCGCGGTGGGTCACACCCGCTCTCCTCTCGGTCACCATCGTGCTCGCGGCGTGGACTGTCTACCCGGTCCTCCGTATCCAGTACCAGCACGAGCGCGAGCTGCAGACCCTGCAGGCCGAGCTCGACGGCCTCAAGACCCGGAACGAGACGTTGCGGGAGCAGGTCGACCGGCTGAAGACCCCCGAAGGCGTGGAGCAAGCGGCACGTGAGAGTCTCGGCATGGTCAAGCCGGGTGAGCAGGCGTATGTGGTGACCGGCGGGACACTGGGTGAGACGTCGGCGACCGTGCTCGTGGACGGCGAGCCCGAACCGCCGCTGTGGCAGCAGGCGCTCGACGCGCTGTTCGGTCTCTGATGGCCGACGACGCCCGCACCGTGGCATGGCAGCTTGGACGACCGCCGCGCGGCTCCTGGCGCGTGGCGGTGCGCTGTTCGTACGCCTATCCGGTGGTGATCGCCACGGCCCCCGACGGCGATCCGCCGTTCCCCACGCTGTACTACCTCACGTGCCCTCATCTGGTCAGGGCCGTATCTGCGATCGAGTCGCGTGGAGGGGTGGCCCGCTGGCGCGATGCGCTGACGCGGGATCAGGCCCTCGCGGAGCGGCTCGATGCGGCCGATGCGGCATACCGGGCGGCGCGTGCGGCCGAGGCGGGCGGCCCGGATCCCTTCGCGCGCGTGGGGATCGCCGGGCAGCGCGATGTCCGCGGAGTGAAGTGCCTTCACGCGCACGCGGCGGCGTTCATCGCCGGCATCGACGACCCGGTGGGTGCGGGTGTGCTCGCGGATGTCGCGCTGGAGTGCGATGACCGTCGTTGTGAGGAGGCCGGATGATGGGTGCGGAGCGACGCGCGGCGATCGACATCGGAACGGTCACGGCACGCCTGCTCGTGGCCGATGTCGTGGACGGCGAGGTGCATGAGGTCGTGCGCCGGTCGCGCATCACACACCTCGGCGAGGGCTGGTCGAGCACCGGCGTGCTGTCCGCGGAGGGGATGACGCGGGTCGCCGACGCCGTTGCCGGGTTCGTGGTCGAGGCGCGGGAGCTGGGCGCCGCACGGATCGTGGCCGTGGCCACCTCGGCATCGCGTGACGCCCGTAACAGCGACGAGTTCCTCGAGCGGCTGGAGGCCGCGGGGATCCGTCCGCAGATCATCAGCGGCAGCCGCGAGGGCTACCTCACCTTCCTTGGCGCCACCTACGGCATCCGTGACGAACGCGTGATGGTCGTGGACGTGGGCGGCGGCTCCACCGAGATCGTGCTGGGGACCACGTCGGTGGCCGATGGACGCCGGCATGCATCCATCGAAGCGGTGCGCTCGGTGGACGTGGGCTCCCGCCGGATCACCGAGATGTTCCTTGAGAGCGATCCGCCCGCGCGTGACGAGGTGGAGCGCGCATCGGCGTGGGTGGCGGACGAGCTCCGTCCGTTCTTCAGCGCGTTGCGGGAGCGGCCCGCCGAGATGGTGTCGGTGGCGGGCACCGCCACGAGTCTTGCGGCGATCGAGCTCGAGCTCGACCCGTACGACCCCGAGCGCGTGCACGGCTATCGCCTCAGCGGCTCGTCCCTGCTCGACACGCTCGACCACCTCGCACGGATGACGCTCGCCGAGCGGCGGGGCGTCACCGGGCTCGAGCCCGACCGCGCGGGGGTGATCGTGGCGGGGGCGATCGTGCTGCAGTCGGTGCTTGCGTACGCCGGGCTCTCTTCGACGCTCGTGAGCGAACACGATATCCTCTACGGCATGATGCTGGACCCGTTCGATGACGGCGGGGCCGGATGAGACGGCGGTGTATCCGAACTGGTACAGGAGGGGGCCTTAAAAGCCTCTGGCCGTAAGGCCGTGTGGGTTCGAATCCCACCACCGCTACCAAACGGGCACGCGCGTGGTGCGCGTTGTAGTGACGGCAGGACGGCCGCGCCGTCCGGGTACCGTACCCGGACGTCAGTGCGGCCGACAGGTGCGGGGCGTCTCGCACGGGCAGGAGGGTGACGGTTGGCCGCGGAAGCAGCGGCACGACTCTATCAGGCGTTCATCGACCAGGATCCGGCCTCGGCCATCCAGGTGGTCGAGAGCGTCCGGT
Coding sequences within:
- a CDS encoding Ppx/GppA phosphatase family protein, which encodes MMGAERRAAIDIGTVTARLLVADVVDGEVHEVVRRSRITHLGEGWSSTGVLSAEGMTRVADAVAGFVVEARELGAARIVAVATSASRDARNSDEFLERLEAAGIRPQIISGSREGYLTFLGATYGIRDERVMVVDVGGGSTEIVLGTTSVADGRRHASIEAVRSVDVGSRRITEMFLESDPPARDEVERASAWVADELRPFFSALRERPAEMVSVAGTATSLAAIELELDPYDPERVHGYRLSGSSLLDTLDHLARMTLAERRGVTGLEPDRAGVIVAGAIVLQSVLAYAGLSSTLVSEHDILYGMMLDPFDDGGAG